CATCCCGCCGCGCGGATACCAATAGCCCGCGATGCGCAGATAGCGCGGCTTGATCGCCGCAACGATGCGCTTGCCGACCGAGACGGTGCAGTCTTCGTGGAAGGCGGCATGGTTGCGGAAGCTGCCGAGGAACAATTTGAGCGATTTCGACTCGACGATCGCCTTTGCCGGCGCATAGTCGATCACGAAATGCGCGAAGTCGGGCTGTCCGGTCACCGGACAAAGCGAGGTGAATTCCGGTGCCGTGAAGCGCACGATATAGGGCGCATCCGGATGCGGATTGGGCACGGCTTCCAGACGCGCCTCCTCCGGCGAGGCCGGAAGGCCCACGGAGCGGCCCAGTTGCGTCAGTTTTTTCGTCATGGCAAGGCTTTGGCAGGGAGATGAATTTCCGTCAAGGAAACCTTTTCCTGGCTATGGTGACCTTGAATTCGCCGGCGCGAATATCGAAGTTCCCAGGATCACAGAAGCAGGACGACGCATGACGGTCATGACAACGGCTTGGGAGCGCACCAAGCGCATCCTGGGCGCCAAGGACGGCAAGGGCGTGGCACGGGCGGTCCTGGAGCCGGTCGCGATCGTCCTGATCACCTTCGCGTCGACCACCACCATCGCGCAGCCTTTCTATGTCCCGTCCGGCTCCATGCAGCCGACACTGGCGATCGGCGACGCCTTCATCGCCGCGAAATATCCCTATGGCTACAGCCGCTATTCGGTGCCCTTCGGCCTGGGACCGGCTTCCGATGCGCGGCTGCTCGGCAGCGTGCCGCAGCGCGGCGACGTCGTCGTCTTCCGCCTGCCGCGCGATCCCAAGCAGACCTATATCAAGCGCGTCATCGGGCTGCCCGGCGACCATGTCCAGATGATCGGTGGCCGGCTCTGGATCAACGGCAAGGAATTACCGCTCAAGGCCGACGGGCTGGGCCAGGTCGAAAGCGAGGATGGCGCGATCACCGATTCGCCGCGCTTCATCGAAACGCTGCCGGGCGGACGCACGCATCCGATCTACAAATGGACCTGGAGCGGGGCGCTGGACGACACGGAGCAGTTCACCGTGCCGGCTGGCCATGTCTTCATGATGGGCGACAATCGCGACAATTCGCTGGACAGCCGCGTCGCGGCCGAGAATGGCGGCGTGGGCTTCGTGCCAATGGAGAATCTCGTCGGCCGTGCCGAATTCGTGGTGGGGTCCTACGATTTCCTCAACGCGCACGCCTTCTGGACCTGGCTGGGCGAAATTCGCCTGTCGCGCGTGTTCAACGGGGTGAACTGAGCCGAGGCAACGGTTCCCGGTCGTTTGCCGGGGC
The nucleotide sequence above comes from Rhizomicrobium sp.. Encoded proteins:
- the lepB gene encoding signal peptidase I is translated as MTVMTTAWERTKRILGAKDGKGVARAVLEPVAIVLITFASTTTIAQPFYVPSGSMQPTLAIGDAFIAAKYPYGYSRYSVPFGLGPASDARLLGSVPQRGDVVVFRLPRDPKQTYIKRVIGLPGDHVQMIGGRLWINGKELPLKADGLGQVESEDGAITDSPRFIETLPGGRTHPIYKWTWSGALDDTEQFTVPAGHVFMMGDNRDNSLDSRVAAENGGVGFVPMENLVGRAEFVVGSYDFLNAHAFWTWLGEIRLSRVFNGVN
- the queF gene encoding preQ(1) synthase; translation: MTKKLTQLGRSVGLPASPEEARLEAVPNPHPDAPYIVRFTAPEFTSLCPVTGQPDFAHFVIDYAPAKAIVESKSLKLFLGSFRNHAAFHEDCTVSVGKRIVAAIKPRYLRIAGYWYPRGGMPIDVFWQTGTLPAGAWLPDTGVAPYRGRG